The DNA sequence ATCACGCCGCCGAGATAATCGAGGCCGGCGCGGACGGCGTCATCGTCGGCAGCGCGCTCGTCGACATCATCGCTGAGCACGGGGCGGACGGCGACGCCGCGGCCGCACTCGAGGCCAAAGCGGCGGAACTCAAGCGCGGCGCGCGACGCGGTGCGACCGGCGAAGATGCACCGGAACCAGAACAGCCATAACTGCAAGCTTGCTACAGTCCCGCAATGACCACATCGACCGGAATCGACGCACGACTCGATCGTATCAGCACAGACGGATCGTACATGATCATCCCCATGGATCACGGGCTCACGATGGGCGCCGTAACGGGGCTCAAGGACATCGAATCGACGATCGACGGCGTCACCCGCGGCGGTGCCGACGCCGTCCTCACGCAGAAAGGAATCGCGCCCCGCGTCCACGACAACAAGAACGGGAAGGGCTACATCGTCCACCTCAACGGCTCGACGACGATCGGCCCCGACGAGCAGGACAAGCGCCTGACCGGGACCGTCGAGGAGGCGATCCGGGTCGGCGCAGACGCCGTCTCATTCCACATCAACGTCGGCTCGAACTACGAACCCGACCAGCTCACCCAGCTCGCCGAAGTCACGGAGACGGCCGACCGGTTCGGGATGCCGGTGCTGGCGATGGCCTACGCCCGCGGCCCGGGCGTCGACTCGACCGATCCCGAGGCGCTGGGCCACGCGGTCCGCCTCGCCGAGGAAGTCGGCGCGGACATCGTCAAGACGGGCTACAGCGGCGACGCCGAGAGCTTCCAGCACGTCGTCGAGTCGACCCGCCTGCCGGTCGTCATCGCCGGGGGGTCGAAAGGGACCGATCGCGAGACCGTCGAGATGGTCCGCGGCGTGATGGACGCCGGCGGCGCGGGCATCTCCATGGGCCGATCGATCTTCCAGCACGAGGACCCCGAAGCGATCGCGACCGCGGTCTCGGGCGTCATCCACGACGATCTCTCGACCGACGAGGCGCTGTCGACGGCGGGACTGGCGATCGAGGCCTGAACGCCGCGCCCGAATTTCTTCGACGGCTCTCGTTCTCGATGTTCTATAGTAGCAACTGAAAGTCACTGCACACCTGATCGCAGGGCGGGAGCGTGATTCGGAGCGAGCGAGAATCGCGGACAGTGCGATCAGTGTGTAACTCGTTTCAGTTGCTACTGTACCCGTCCGGATAGTGCCCGGCCCAGGGCCGTTCGCGCTCGATCGCCGCGGCGACGGCCAGAACGTCGGATTCGGCGTACCGGCGACCGACGACCTGGCAGCCGATCGGTACCCCGTCCGGGGTCAGCCCGGTGGGAACCGACGCGGCGGGGTGACCGGTCAGGTTGAACACCCACGTCAGCATCGCGTCGGTCGGGATCCCGTCGACGGACTGGCCGTCGATCTCCGTCGGGTAGCGATCGCTGAGGTGCTTGCCGTACGGCGGAACGGTAAGCGTGGGCGTCACGAGGACGTCGTGATCGCCCACCGCCGCCTCGATCGCGTCGTAGGCCGCGGTCCGGGGGACGTTCGCGAGGCGTTCCTCGATCGCGCTCGTGTCATCGGCCAGCCCGATCGTCGATCGGAGCGTGGGTTCGACGTCGGCGCGTTCGAGATCGATCCCGAAGCGCTCCTCGATCTGGGCGGCGACCGCGGCGAAGTAGCTCCCGACTTGCGTATAGTAGGCACTCCGGAGGTCTTCGTAGTCGGGAAGCGCAACGTCGACGCGCTCGACCGTTGCGCCCGCGGCCGCGAGGTCGTCGACGGCCGCTCCGACGGTCTCACGGACGATCGGGTCGACGGGCTGGAGGTCCAGGTCCGGGCTGTACGCGATCGAGAGGTCGTCCGTAGGCCGATCGATCGCCGCGAGGACGTCGTCGTCTCCGCCCGGGACGGCGAACGGGTCGCGGTGGTCCTGCCCCGAGAGCACGTCGAACGCGAGCGCGACGTCCGCGGCGGAGCGGCCGATCGGCCCGCCGATCATGAACGGCGTGTGGGTCCCGAACCGGTCGGTCCGGGCGTTGACCGGCACGCGCCCGAAGCTGGGTTTCAGCCCGATTACGTTACAGCAGGACGCTGGTACCCGGAGGGAGCCGCCGATGTCCGACCCGGTGGCGACCGTCGCGAGCCCGGCCGCGACTGCCGCCGCGGATCCGCCGGAGGAGCCGCCGGCCGATCGCTCGTCGTCGAACGGTGTCGGCGTCGCACCGACGAGGCGATTCTCCGTCTTGATCGTGTGGGCTAGCGCTGGCGTATTGGTCGTCCCGACGATCACCGCACCTGCGGCGTCGAGCCGTTCGACGGTGATCGAGTCCTCGGCGGCGACGTTCTCGGCGAGCGCGGCGAGTCCCATCGTGTTCCGGACGCCCGCCTTGCGATCGCGCAGGTCCTTGATCGCGACCGGGACGCCGTGCAGCGGACCGAGATCCTCGCCGGCCGCGGCGGCACGATCGGCCTCGCGGGCTCGTTCGCGGGCCTTCGCTTCGATCACCGTCACGTAGGCGTTCAGGTCGTCACGGGCCGCGATGCGATCGAGGACGCGATCGACGAGTTCGAGCGACGACCGATCGCCGCTCCGGATGGCCGACGCCAGTTCCCGTGCCGACGTCGTCTGAACGAGAGTCACGACCGGCTAGACCGAACAGTTGCTAATAAATTCCTGGGCCGGTTCCGGATCCCGGTCCCGGACGACCAAGAGCTATTTTGGCTCGTGCCGTACCCCTGCGACGTGCCGGGATCGACGTTCCGAACCCACACCATCGAGCGCACCGAGACCGGCGAACTCACGGAACTGCTGTACGACGACGGCGCGAACGACGAGGTGCTGGTCTGTGCGGCCCACGGCGGCCGCGTCGAGCCCGGGACGGCGGAACAGGCCGTCGACCTCGCCGCTCGGCTCCCGAACGCCAGTTGCTGGGCCTGTCTCGGCTACGACGAGATCCGCAGCGAGTTCGACCTGTGGCACCCGCCGTCGTCGGCCATCGCACCCGACGAGTACCCCCTGCTCGGGGAGATCGCCGATCGCGGCTTCGAGACGGTGATCAGTCTCCACGGGCTCGGCGACGATCGGGTGGTCGTCGGAGGCCGGATCGACGAGGGGAGCAAGGGACTGGTCGCCGATCGACTCGCCCGGGCCGTGTCGCACCCGGTCGAGGCCGTCGACGGCGGGCCATACGGCGGAGTCAGCCCTAACAACTTCGTCAACTGGCTCGCCACCGGCGATCGCGGGGGGCTCCAGCTCGAACAGAGCGTTCGGACGCGGTTCGAGGACGCCGACGCCGTCGTCGCCGAACTCGTCGCACTCGTCCGCGAGGGTGCCCTCTATAGTAGCCACTGAAAGTCAATGCACACCTGATCGCAGGACGGCGTTGCGATCAGTGTGTAACTCGTTTCAGTGGCTACTATAGCTACGCCGTCGCCCGGATACCGAGCGGATCGGTCGCGAGGAGTCGCTCCACGATCGCCGAGCCGACGCGTTCGGCGTTGTCGATCGCCAGCGCGAGGCTCGCGTCGCTCCCCTCGAAACTCTCCTCGACGGATCCGCCGGGCGGCGCTCGATCGTAGTTCGCGATCGCCCGCACGCTCAGGTAGCGATCGAGCAGGCCGAACCGCTCGAGCGCGGTGGCCGTCGCGGCGTCTTCCATCTGGGTGGTCGCGTAGGGCGCGGCGTCGTACTGCTCGCAGAGCCACTCGACCTGCCGGGCGTACCGGGGGCCGTGCCAGAACTCGTCGCCACAGACCGTCGTTCCGGTCGTGACCGTCGGGCCTGCGTCCGGTGCGGCCGGGTACTCGCGCTGGTCTTCCCGCGCGGACGGGTTCGCCCCGAGGTCGACCTCGCGGGCCGCGGTGATCCCCGTCTCCACGACCCGGTCGTCGAGGTGCCAGACGTTGTCCCGCGGTCGGTAGGCGAGGAGGTCGATCGGCCGATCGTCGCTCGCCCGGGGAGTCGCCTCGGCCTCGTCCGTTCCCGTGGCCGTTCGATCCCAGCGGTGTTTCCGGTCCCAGTCGACGACGGCGTCGGCGACGACGA is a window from the Halosolutus amylolyticus genome containing:
- a CDS encoding poly-gamma-glutamate hydrolase family protein, yielding MPGSTFRTHTIERTETGELTELLYDDGANDEVLVCAAHGGRVEPGTAEQAVDLAARLPNASCWACLGYDEIRSEFDLWHPPSSAIAPDEYPLLGEIADRGFETVISLHGLGDDRVVVGGRIDEGSKGLVADRLARAVSHPVEAVDGGPYGGVSPNNFVNWLATGDRGGLQLEQSVRTRFEDADAVVAELVALVREGALYSSH
- a CDS encoding amidase; this translates as MTLVQTTSARELASAIRSGDRSSLELVDRVLDRIAARDDLNAYVTVIEAKARERAREADRAAAAGEDLGPLHGVPVAIKDLRDRKAGVRNTMGLAALAENVAAEDSITVERLDAAGAVIVGTTNTPALAHTIKTENRLVGATPTPFDDERSAGGSSGGSAAAVAAGLATVATGSDIGGSLRVPASCCNVIGLKPSFGRVPVNARTDRFGTHTPFMIGGPIGRSAADVALAFDVLSGQDHRDPFAVPGGDDDVLAAIDRPTDDLSIAYSPDLDLQPVDPIVRETVGAAVDDLAAAGATVERVDVALPDYEDLRSAYYTQVGSYFAAVAAQIEERFGIDLERADVEPTLRSTIGLADDTSAIEERLANVPRTAAYDAIEAAVGDHDVLVTPTLTVPPYGKHLSDRYPTEIDGQSVDGIPTDAMLTWVFNLTGHPAASVPTGLTPDGVPIGCQVVGRRYAESDVLAVAAAIERERPWAGHYPDGYSSN
- a CDS encoding purine nucleoside permease; its protein translation is MTQSDRSLPEPRAPDPADPVDPAALVLPAVADPPLNEREPWLDRHEIVDALAVPGAETPVYLTAEGVALTTSGLGKSDAATTTAALLAAPGLDLESAYVVSAGIGGASPDTAALGSVVVADAVVDWDRKHRWDRTATGTDEAEATPRASDDRPIDLLAYRPRDNVWHLDDRVVETGITAAREVDLGANPSAREDQREYPAAPDAGPTVTTGTTVCGDEFWHGPRYARQVEWLCEQYDAAPYATTQMEDAATATALERFGLLDRYLSVRAIANYDRAPPGGSVEESFEGSDASLALAIDNAERVGSAIVERLLATDPLGIRATA
- a CDS encoding 2-amino-3,7-dideoxy-D-threo-hept-6-ulosonate synthase; protein product: MTTSTGIDARLDRISTDGSYMIIPMDHGLTMGAVTGLKDIESTIDGVTRGGADAVLTQKGIAPRVHDNKNGKGYIVHLNGSTTIGPDEQDKRLTGTVEEAIRVGADAVSFHINVGSNYEPDQLTQLAEVTETADRFGMPVLAMAYARGPGVDSTDPEALGHAVRLAEEVGADIVKTGYSGDAESFQHVVESTRLPVVIAGGSKGTDRETVEMVRGVMDAGGAGISMGRSIFQHEDPEAIATAVSGVIHDDLSTDEALSTAGLAIEA